A portion of the Segatella copri DSM 18205 genome contains these proteins:
- a CDS encoding ribose-phosphate pyrophosphokinase, producing the protein MSDKNSFLVFSGTNSRYLAEKICASLGCPLGNLVVTKFSDGEFGVSFEESIRGRDVFLVQSTFPNSDNLMELLLMIDAAKRASARNIIAVVPYFGWARQDRKDKPRVSIGAKLVADLLSVAGIDRLITMDLHADQIQGFFDVPVDHLYASGVILPYLQSLRLKDMVIASPDVGGSKRANTYAKYFGCPLVLCNKTRARANVVASMQIIGDVKDKNVVIIDDMVDTAGTITKAADIMKQAGAKTVRACASHCVMSGPASERVQDSALEEIVFTDSIPYTKRCAKVKQISIADMFAETIRRVEDNESISSQYLV; encoded by the coding sequence ATGAGTGACAAAAACTCTTTTTTGGTATTCTCTGGTACTAACTCGAGATACCTTGCAGAAAAAATCTGCGCTAGTTTAGGTTGCCCACTGGGTAATTTGGTTGTAACCAAGTTCTCTGATGGTGAATTTGGCGTATCTTTCGAGGAGTCTATCCGCGGACGCGATGTTTTCCTCGTACAGAGCACATTCCCTAATTCAGACAACTTGATGGAGTTGCTCCTGATGATTGACGCGGCAAAGCGTGCTTCTGCCCGCAATATTATTGCTGTTGTTCCTTACTTCGGATGGGCCCGTCAGGATCGCAAGGACAAACCACGTGTCAGCATCGGCGCTAAACTGGTAGCCGACTTGCTCAGCGTTGCCGGTATCGACCGTCTCATCACCATGGACCTCCATGCCGACCAGATTCAGGGTTTCTTTGATGTTCCTGTAGATCACCTCTATGCATCTGGCGTTATTTTGCCATACCTGCAGAGCTTACGCCTCAAGGATATGGTCATTGCTTCTCCAGATGTTGGTGGTTCTAAGCGTGCCAACACTTATGCTAAGTACTTCGGCTGCCCTCTCGTGCTCTGCAACAAGACCCGTGCTCGCGCCAATGTAGTAGCAAGCATGCAGATTATCGGTGATGTAAAAGACAAGAATGTTGTCATCATTGATGATATGGTCGATACAGCCGGTACTATCACGAAGGCTGCCGACATCATGAAGCAGGCTGGTGCAAAGACTGTTCGTGCATGTGCATCTCACTGCGTGATGAGTGGTCCTGCATCTGAGCGTGTCCAGGATTCTGCTCTTGAGGAGATAGTATTCACTGATTCCATCCCTTACACCAAGCGTTGCGCAAAGGTTAAGCAGATTTCTATTGCAGATATGTTTGCAGAAACCATTCGCCGCGTTGAGGATAACGAGAGTATCTCTTCCCAGTATCTGGTATAA
- a CDS encoding glycogen/starch synthase yields MEKKRLFPDYIFESSWEVCNKVGGIYTVLSTRAKTLTERLRDQLIFIGPDCWGDKVNPYFSQDDTLYAEWKTEALKEGLKVKVGRWNIPGEPVAVLVDFNPYYAVKDQIYGQLWQDYQVDSLHAYGDYDEASMFSYAAALVVESFYNHVVGKGKKVIYHGNEWMTGLGVLYVNKHLPEVATVFTTHATSIGRSIAGNNKPLYDYLFAYNGDQMAQELNMQSKHSIEKQTAKYVDCFTTVSDITANECKELLDKPVDFVLPNGFDNSFVPKASTFTKKRKEARKRLLDVANALMGTDLDDDTLIVSTSGRYEFRNKGIDVYIEAMNRLLRDNNLKKNVLAFIDVPGWVGDPRQDLLDRLNSGKKFETPLEVPEITHWLHNMSHDNVLGMLKYFNMHNNKEDKAKLIFLPCYLTGDDGIINKSYYDVVLGNDLCIYPSYYEPWGYTPLEAVAFKVPCITTDLAGFGLWANSEKGSYSEIEDGVKVIKRTDYNYSEVADAIKDTVSKYSGFTKTQVNKCRKNAEILSEKALWKHFIEYYYDAYDFALRKAEVRMKK; encoded by the coding sequence ATGGAAAAGAAAAGATTATTTCCAGATTACATATTTGAGTCTAGTTGGGAAGTGTGTAATAAAGTTGGTGGTATCTACACCGTCCTTTCAACACGAGCTAAGACTCTTACGGAAAGGTTAAGGGATCAGCTAATCTTCATTGGTCCTGATTGTTGGGGAGACAAGGTGAATCCTTATTTCTCTCAAGATGATACGCTTTATGCGGAGTGGAAAACAGAAGCTCTGAAAGAGGGCTTAAAGGTTAAAGTAGGTAGATGGAATATACCGGGAGAGCCAGTAGCTGTTTTGGTAGATTTCAATCCTTACTATGCTGTTAAAGACCAGATCTATGGACAACTATGGCAGGACTATCAGGTTGATAGTCTTCATGCTTATGGTGACTATGACGAAGCATCGATGTTCTCTTATGCTGCCGCTCTGGTAGTAGAGAGTTTCTACAATCATGTTGTTGGAAAAGGCAAGAAAGTTATCTATCATGGAAATGAATGGATGACAGGTCTTGGTGTGCTCTATGTGAACAAGCATCTTCCTGAGGTGGCTACTGTGTTCACCACGCATGCTACAAGTATCGGTCGTAGTATTGCCGGTAATAATAAGCCTCTTTACGATTATCTTTTTGCCTATAATGGTGATCAGATGGCGCAGGAACTCAATATGCAAAGCAAGCATTCTATAGAAAAGCAGACTGCTAAGTATGTTGATTGTTTCACAACAGTGAGTGATATTACTGCCAACGAGTGCAAGGAATTGCTCGATAAACCGGTAGATTTCGTTTTGCCTAACGGATTTGACAATAGTTTTGTACCTAAAGCAAGTACCTTTACAAAGAAACGTAAAGAGGCAAGAAAGCGTTTGCTCGATGTAGCCAATGCTTTGATGGGTACAGATTTGGATGATGATACGCTCATTGTTTCTACCAGCGGACGCTACGAGTTTCGCAACAAGGGTATCGATGTCTATATTGAGGCTATGAACCGACTGCTTCGTGACAACAATTTGAAGAAGAATGTATTGGCATTCATTGATGTACCTGGTTGGGTAGGAGATCCACGTCAGGATCTGTTGGATCGTCTGAATAGCGGTAAGAAGTTTGAAACGCCATTGGAGGTTCCGGAGATTACCCATTGGTTGCATAATATGAGTCATGATAATGTATTGGGTATGCTGAAGTACTTCAACATGCATAATAATAAGGAAGACAAGGCGAAACTGATATTCTTACCTTGCTACTTGACAGGCGATGATGGCATTATCAACAAGAGCTACTATGATGTAGTGTTGGGTAATGACCTCTGTATCTATCCTTCTTATTATGAGCCATGGGGATATACTCCATTGGAGGCTGTTGCGTTCAAGGTGCCTTGTATCACTACCGATTTGGCTGGTTTCGGTCTTTGGGCTAACTCAGAGAAGGGAAGTTACAGTGAGATAGAGGATGGTGTGAAGGTTATCAAGCGTACCGACTATAATTATTCTGAGGTAGCTGATGCTATCAAGGATACCGTATCTAAGTACTCGGGATTCACCAAGACACAGGTGAACAAGTGTCGTAAAAATGCTGAGATTCTTTCAGAAAAAGCATTGTGGAAACACTTTATCGAGTATTACTATGATGCTTATGACTTTGCCCTGCGCAAGGCTGAAGTTCGTATGAAGAAATAA
- the glgP gene encoding alpha-glucan family phosphorylase produces the protein MKIKADYANAPQWKETTIKSSLPKELKCLDEIAHNMWWAWNYEGRDLFKSLDADLYEKCNANPVLLLERLSYDRKEAIVKDKETMAKVKNVYKMFREYMDVKPNAKRPSVAYFCMEYGINQVVKIYSGGLGMLAGDYLKEASDSNVDMCAVGFLYRYGYFKQSLSMDGQQIANYDAQNFNSLPIERVYDENGNPLVVDVPYTNYQVHAYVWQMNVGRIKLYLLDTDNDMNSEFDRPITHALYGGDWENRLKQEILLGIGGMLALKKMGIKKEIYHCNEGHAALCNLQRLCDYIEEDGLNFNQALELVRASSLYTVHTPVPAGHDYFDEALFGKYMGGYPQRLGISWDEFIGMGRENPDDHNERFCLSTFACNTCQEVNGVSKLHGWVSQQMFSNIWKGYFPEENHVGYVTNGVHFPTWTATEWRKLYDKYFDKNFMNDQSNEEIWHAIYNVSDAEIWNTRMILKKKLVAYIREKFTQTWLKNQGDPARVVSLLERINPNALMIGFCRRFATYKRAHLLFTDLERLSKIVNDPEHPVLFFFSGKAHPADGAGQGLIKKIFEISQRPEFLGKIIFLEDYDMTLARRLVSGVDIWMNTPTRPLEASGTSGEKAEMNGVVNLSVLDGWWVEGYREGAGWALPEKRTYQNQGYQDQLDAATIYNLLENDIIPMYYNKNKEGFSKEWIQVVKNSIATIAPHYTMKRQLDDYYDKFYNKEAARFKKLSANDNALAKEIALWKESVAERWDGIHVVSKDDCMLMAAETGQKIKVQYVIDEQGLNDAVGLELVVLKDQPEDGKQVYAVYPFKMVGHEGNNFTFETEIEPINAGSFKTGVRMYPKNDKLPHRQDFCYVKWLN, from the coding sequence ATGAAAATTAAGGCAGACTATGCTAATGCTCCTCAATGGAAGGAGACAACCATTAAATCAAGCCTTCCTAAGGAGTTGAAGTGCTTGGATGAGATCGCTCACAATATGTGGTGGGCATGGAATTATGAAGGTCGTGACTTGTTCAAGAGCCTCGATGCTGATTTGTACGAGAAGTGCAATGCTAACCCTGTATTGCTCTTGGAGCGTTTGAGCTACGACCGCAAGGAGGCTATTGTTAAGGACAAGGAGACAATGGCTAAGGTTAAGAACGTCTATAAGATGTTCCGCGAGTACATGGATGTGAAGCCTAATGCTAAGCGCCCTTCAGTTGCTTACTTCTGCATGGAGTATGGTATCAACCAGGTGGTTAAGATTTACTCTGGTGGTCTTGGTATGCTTGCTGGTGACTACTTGAAGGAGGCTTCTGACAGCAACGTGGATATGTGTGCTGTTGGTTTCCTCTACAGATATGGTTATTTCAAGCAGTCTTTGAGCATGGATGGTCAGCAGATTGCTAACTATGATGCTCAGAACTTCAACTCTCTCCCTATTGAGCGAGTATATGATGAGAATGGTAACCCATTGGTAGTTGATGTACCTTACACAAACTATCAGGTACATGCATACGTATGGCAGATGAATGTAGGTCGTATCAAGTTGTATCTCCTGGATACAGATAATGATATGAACTCAGAGTTCGACCGTCCTATCACTCACGCTCTCTACGGTGGTGACTGGGAGAACCGCTTGAAGCAGGAGATTCTGCTCGGTATCGGTGGTATGCTCGCATTGAAGAAGATGGGTATCAAGAAGGAGATTTATCACTGCAACGAGGGTCATGCTGCTCTCTGCAACTTGCAGCGTCTCTGCGACTATATCGAGGAGGATGGCTTGAACTTCAACCAGGCACTCGAGTTGGTTCGCGCTTCTTCTCTCTATACTGTTCATACTCCTGTGCCAGCTGGTCATGACTACTTCGACGAGGCTCTCTTCGGCAAGTACATGGGTGGCTATCCACAGCGCCTTGGCATCTCTTGGGATGAGTTCATCGGTATGGGTCGTGAAAATCCAGACGATCACAACGAGCGTTTCTGTCTCTCTACATTCGCATGCAACACTTGCCAGGAGGTTAACGGTGTAAGTAAGCTTCACGGTTGGGTAAGCCAGCAAATGTTCTCTAACATCTGGAAGGGCTACTTCCCAGAGGAAAACCACGTAGGTTATGTAACCAATGGTGTTCACTTCCCAACTTGGACTGCAACAGAGTGGCGTAAGCTTTATGATAAATATTTCGACAAGAACTTCATGAACGACCAGAGCAACGAGGAAATCTGGCATGCCATCTACAATGTTTCAGATGCAGAAATCTGGAATACCCGCATGATATTGAAGAAGAAGCTCGTAGCTTATATCCGTGAGAAGTTCACCCAGACATGGTTGAAGAACCAGGGTGATCCTGCTCGTGTAGTATCTTTGCTCGAGCGTATCAACCCTAACGCTTTGATGATTGGTTTCTGCCGTCGTTTCGCTACATACAAGCGTGCTCACCTGCTCTTCACCGACTTGGAGCGCTTGTCTAAGATCGTTAACGATCCTGAGCACCCAGTATTGTTCTTCTTCTCAGGTAAGGCTCACCCAGCTGATGGTGCAGGTCAGGGCTTGATCAAGAAGATTTTCGAGATCAGTCAGCGTCCTGAGTTCCTCGGCAAGATTATCTTCCTCGAGGATTACGATATGACTTTGGCTCGCCGTCTGGTTTCAGGTGTTGATATCTGGATGAATACTCCTACACGTCCATTGGAGGCTTCTGGTACATCTGGCGAGAAGGCTGAGATGAATGGTGTTGTCAACCTTTCTGTACTTGATGGTTGGTGGGTAGAAGGTTACCGCGAGGGTGCTGGTTGGGCTCTTCCAGAGAAGCGTACATACCAGAACCAGGGTTACCAGGATCAGCTTGATGCTGCTACTATCTACAACCTCTTGGAGAACGACATCATCCCTATGTATTACAACAAGAATAAGGAAGGCTTCAGCAAGGAGTGGATCCAGGTAGTAAAGAACTCTATTGCTACTATCGCTCCTCACTATACAATGAAGCGCCAGTTGGATGACTACTATGATAAGTTCTACAATAAGGAGGCTGCCCGCTTCAAGAAGTTGAGCGCTAACGACAATGCACTTGCTAAGGAGATTGCACTCTGGAAGGAGAGCGTTGCAGAGCGTTGGGATGGTATCCACGTTGTATCTAAGGACGACTGCATGCTGATGGCTGCTGAGACAGGTCAGAAGATCAAGGTTCAGTATGTTATTGATGAGCAGGGCTTGAACGATGCAGTAGGCTTGGAGCTTGTTGTATTGAAGGATCAGCCAGAGGATGGCAAGCAGGTTTATGCTGTTTATCCATTCAAGATGGTTGGTCACGAGGGTAACAACTTTACATTCGAGACTGAGATTGAGCCAATCAATGCTGGTTCATTCAAGACAGGCGTACGTATGTATCCTAAGAATGATAAGTTGCCACACCGTCAGGACTTCTGCTACGTGAAGTGGTTGAACTAA
- a CDS encoding thiamine phosphate synthase has product MKLAIMTKSTFFVEEDKILSSLFDEGMDNLHLFKPGSSPMYAERLLTLLPEDYLRKITVHDHYYLKQEYDLAGIHIDNPLAPVPDGYKGKFSRTCTDLSMLKEMKKKSNYVFLKNIFDCIEFKDEKSSFNLQQLENAAKAGLIDKKVYALGGMSLENLKIAKELGFGGVVICGDLWNRFDIHNERDFKELILHFEKLRKAIS; this is encoded by the coding sequence ATGAAATTAGCGATAATGACCAAGTCCACATTCTTTGTGGAAGAAGATAAAATACTATCCTCGCTGTTCGACGAGGGCATGGACAACCTGCATCTTTTCAAGCCAGGTTCGTCACCAATGTATGCTGAGCGACTGCTCACGTTACTGCCTGAAGACTATCTTCGCAAGATTACTGTTCATGATCATTATTACCTCAAACAGGAGTATGATTTAGCAGGAATCCATATAGATAATCCGCTAGCACCGGTACCGGATGGATACAAAGGCAAGTTCAGTCGCACCTGCACAGATCTCTCGATGCTGAAAGAGATGAAGAAGAAATCAAACTATGTGTTTCTGAAAAACATCTTCGACTGTATTGAGTTTAAAGACGAAAAGTCTTCCTTCAATCTGCAGCAGCTTGAGAATGCAGCCAAGGCAGGACTCATCGACAAGAAGGTATACGCCTTGGGAGGGATGAGTCTGGAAAATCTCAAGATTGCCAAGGAACTCGGATTTGGAGGAGTAGTAATCTGTGGAGATCTCTGGAACCGTTTCGACATTCACAACGAGCGCGATTTCAAAGAACTGATTCTTCACTTCGAGAAATTGAGAAAGGCTATCAGCTAA